The sequence AAAAAATATGAGGACCATAAAACTTTAGAGTATTTTAAAATTTATGAAGGAGAACTTCATAAATCAAATGATGAAGTGGAGCAGGCATTAAGAGTATTAAGGGAAGCAGATGAAGTTGTACCAATGGAAAACAATTATGATTGGAAATTGGCAATTATCCAAACAGCAAAAAAGTTTGAACAGAAAAAACTTTCCGAAGCATTAGAAGCAGTATTTAAAAAATACAGTTACCGCCTTAAAATAGGAATAGCCCAGGAAACTTTATCAAGCGAAAGCAATATCATGTGGATAAAAAATTGGTCCAATGAGATTAAGCAAAAAATAATTAAAGCAAGAGTTTTAAATAACGAACCTGCCGATTTGAATTTTTAATTTATAGGACAAATTTTTTGAGGCTGGAAGAATTGGCAGTTTTATTAAATGCATTGTTAAATTGTTGAATTGATAAATTATTTAAGCAGCAAAACTGTTTCCCCTTTGGTTTTCCTGAAATCCAAATTATTTCTACAAGCTATGCAAGCCCTTTGCAAAAAAACTATTGTAGTGTTAAACGTGAGCTGATAAATGTTGAATGCTTGATCCAATTTCTCCTTCTAGTTCTGACGTTTAACGTTTGACATTTGTCGTTTGACGTAAACATTATTATTTCCTTTTCAGTTAATCATTTTATTTGTTTATATTTTAAGCGAAATGAAACCTATTCTTATTTTTTTGAAGGAGGAAATATGATAGAGAAAATTAAACAATTCCTTGGTGCAGATGCAGATGCTTTACTAAGTTACAAAGCAAAATTCTCCAATGATCAATTACATCTTCCAGGTCCCGATTTTGTTGACCGGATATTTTATCATTCAGATAGAAACATTAATGTGTTGAAAAATCTTCAGTGGATATTTTCTACCGGGCGGCTGGCTGGAACCGGGTATTTGTCAATTCTTCCGGTAGACCAGGGAATTGAACATTCCGCTGGTGCATCATTTGCAAAAAATCCGATTTACTTTGATCCTGAAAACATTATTAAACTTGCAATTGAAGGAAGCTGCAATGCAGTGGCTTCTACACTTGGAGTTCTGGGAATTTGTTCGCGGAAGTATGCTCATAAAATTCCATTCATTGTAAAAATAAACCATAATGAACTTTTAACATATCCCAACAAGTTTGATCAAATTCTTTTTGCAGGAGTTGAACAAGCTTATGAAATGGGAGCCGCGGCAGTTGGCGCTACAATTTATTTCGGTTCCGAAGAAAGCGCAAGACAAATAATTGAAGTAAGCGAAGCATTCAAGCATGCACATCAGCTTGGATTGGTTACAATCCTCTGGTGCTATTTAAGAAACCCGGAATTTAAAAAGGATAAGGATTATCATGTATCTGCAGATTTAACTGGTCAGGCTAATCATCTTGGTGTAACTATCGAAGCAGATATTATCAAACAAAAACTTCCGGAAAATAATGGCGGTTATACAGCGCTGAACATGGGAAATTCGTCTTATGGAAAAATTGATAAAAGAGTTTATACTGAATTAACCACTGACAATCCAATTGATCTTACGCGCTACCAGGTAATTAATAATTATATGGGAAGAGCCGGCTTAATAAATAGCGGTGGTGCTTCCGGGGCAAACGATTTTGCCGACGCAGCAAAGACTGCTGTAATTAATAAACGCGCAGGTGGTATGGGTATGATTTGCGGAAGAAAAGCTTTTCAGCGACCAATGAGTGAAGGCGTAAAGTTGGTGAATATAATTCAGGATGTTTATTTGTGTAAAGAAGTAACTGTAGCGTAATTTGTAAAGGAGCTTGATTGGAGATATCGGTTTTAAGGATGGGCTGTCATCCAAAACAGAGATACTGCATTATTAGTAAATAAACTAAATTAACCGTAGTGAAGGCAAGTTAATTAATTGGAAGAGCTATATTGAACAAGTTTGTTGAACAACGTTGATAAATACCAAAATCTAAAAACCTTAACGTGCACGAAGTGGGTGGTTTGATTGGCGGTTGATACTTTAATTATGATAAATAGTAATAATTATCACGCGCTTATCTCCAGTTTCAATACCAATACCTGCAATATACCACTCCATTATATATTTGTTCACAAATCTAACGTTGTATCCAAAACTTTGAATTTGATTTCCAAAGACATCATATTTTTTAAATCTAATAAACTTATCTCCGGACAATTCCCAGCTAAATTCTTCATAATTATAAAAATAAAATTCCATAGCGGTATTATTTAAAGTAATCGTACTATCTTTATTAAACTTTATTTCACCTTGGATAATTTTGCCAGAATCTATTTTTGTTATTTGCTTATCCGGCACATTTTCATCTGGATTGTCAGTACCATACTTAGTTACAATACTTTTAATATTCCAATTGAACTTCGTCAATATTTCATAGTTTGAAAACTCTTCATCATTTGGTGCGGTAAGATTATCATTACACCCAAACAATAATAAGGTACAAAATAATATTACATATTCCATATTCATAATAGTGTTTAAGCATATCTTATTTTTATCCCACATCAAGTTTCCAGTTTTATGTTTTTATAATCCTCGCAAGTAATCTGCAATTTTTCCAAGATCTTTTACATCAAGATTATTGAAAGGCGGCATAACCACAGAAGAATATTTTTCCTGGTAATTTTTAAATCTGTCTTTATCCATAAATGAAGAAGGATTTCTTAAATAATTAATTAAATCATCCCTGCTGGACCAAAATTGTTTTAATCCAATTAAACTTGGACCAAGAGTGCTTCCATTAAGATCGGAACCATGGCAGGATGTACAACCATTGCTTTTAATTAATGTCAGGGCGGTCTGTTCACTAGTTTGAGCGGGCTTTTCTCCACCCATATAGCTGCCCACAATTTCTTTCTTTGGTTCTTTCTTTGTTATTTGGGAAAGACCAAAAAGAAGTAAAAATAGAACTAATAAAGATGCGACCCATATTTGAGATTTTGTCATAATCCTATACCTGTTGTTAAGAAAAGCCACTTAAAATATAAGATGAACCTGCTTTTCTTACAACTTAATAAAATTGAAATTGAAGAAAAGTTAATTTTTATATTTCTTCTTCCATTAAAACTTCTCCACGAATGCTTAACATAATTACTTTAAGCGGAATTGTCTTTCCTGATAAATTGATTGCCTGCTGCGCCAACTGAAGCAATCCACGGCAGCATGGCACTTCCATTATCATAACCGTTAAAGATTTAATGTTGGCTTCTTCAACCATTGATGAAAGCTTTTTAAGATATATTTCCTTGCCGGAATCAAGTTTGGGGCAGGCAATTGCAAGTGATTTACCAGCAAGGAAATTACTATGGAAATCTCCCGCAGAAAATGCGCAACAATCTGCCGCTAACAAAACATCTGCGCCTTGATAATGAATTGCGAGAGGATTAATCAAATGAAGTTGTATTGGCCAATGCTTTAACATAGAAGTCCGGTTTTCTTTATTTCCAATGGATGCATTTCCGACTTCTATTTCGGTAGCTTTGTTTCCGGGGCAGCCGCTTTCAATTTTCTTTTCTGATTTATATAACTCCATTGGTACTTCAATTTTTAATGCTTCAAGATATTCTATCGCTTGCTGCAAATAAGCAAGTTCTTTATGAGCGTAAAGATGATTTAAATGGGCAGCTATAACATTCCTGCCACCTTTAATTATATAATCCATAACTTTTCTTTCATCATACGGTTCAGATTCACGTTCTTCAATTGTAATCGCATCCTGTGGGCAGTATCCTAAACAGGCACCGAGTCCATCGCAAAACAAATCACTTATCAATCTTGCTTTTCCATCAATTATTTGTAATGCACCTTCTGCACAGTTTGGAATGCAAAGACCGCAGCCATCGCATCTGGATTCATTTATGTTAACAATATTTCTTTTCATTTGGCTCTTTTTATATTCGGAATTTTTGCTCCGAATATAATGACGGTGGAACCTGAAAACAAGCGAAAAATTTATCTGGACTAATAGAATTAGAATCAAAAATGAGTTAGATTAACTCAGCAAATTTTGAAATTAATTCTAGGAATTATTATGTACTACAAAGTTTCTGATTTTGAGAAGGATTGGAAGTTTGAAAGCGACTCAACACTAAAGATTTTTTCTACGTTGACAGATGAATCACTTGCTCAATCGGTTTTACCAGAAGGAAGATCTATTGGACGGCTTGCCTGGCACATTACAACTTCCGTTGGAGAAATGATGACAAGAGTGGGTTTGAACACAGATTCTCCAAGCGAAGATACACCGGTTCCTGGTACTGCAGAAGAAATTCTTTCGGCTTATGACAAAGCAGCAAAATCTGTTTTGTCTGAAATTACAAAAAAGTGGAATGACGGTTCTCTCTTAAATGAAGCGGACATGTATGGTGAGATGTGGCAAAATGGTCAAACACTTAAAGTGTTGGTAAACCATCAAATTCATCATCGTGCACAAATTACTGTGCTAATGCGGCAGGCTGGATTAAAAGTACTGGGGATTTACGGTCCATCCAAAGAAGAATGGGAAGCAATGGGAATGCCTTCTATGAAATAATTTAATTCGGATTAATTTTATAATTATAGTATTTTCACGCATCATTTTTTTTATTATTGATTAAATGCTGAAGTTTATGATGTCAAATAAAAAAGAAATAGTTTTCTACAATGTTATCAAGAGGATTTTTGATCTGATATTTGCCTTGGTTCTTTTATTTTATTCTTTCCCATTCTTATTGCTGTTCGCTTGTATACTG is a genomic window of Ignavibacteriales bacterium containing:
- a CDS encoding class I fructose-bisphosphate aldolase: MIEKIKQFLGADADALLSYKAKFSNDQLHLPGPDFVDRIFYHSDRNINVLKNLQWIFSTGRLAGTGYLSILPVDQGIEHSAGASFAKNPIYFDPENIIKLAIEGSCNAVASTLGVLGICSRKYAHKIPFIVKINHNELLTYPNKFDQILFAGVEQAYEMGAAAVGATIYFGSEESARQIIEVSEAFKHAHQLGLVTILWCYLRNPEFKKDKDYHVSADLTGQANHLGVTIEADIIKQKLPENNGGYTALNMGNSSYGKIDKRVYTELTTDNPIDLTRYQVINNYMGRAGLINSGGASGANDFADAAKTAVINKRAGGMGMICGRKAFQRPMSEGVKLVNIIQDVYLCKEVTVA
- a CDS encoding cytochrome c codes for the protein MTKSQIWVASLLVLFLLLFGLSQITKKEPKKEIVGSYMGGEKPAQTSEQTALTLIKSNGCTSCHGSDLNGSTLGPSLIGLKQFWSSRDDLINYLRNPSSFMDKDRFKNYQEKYSSVVMPPFNNLDVKDLGKIADYLRGL
- a CDS encoding DinB family protein; this encodes MYYKVSDFEKDWKFESDSTLKIFSTLTDESLAQSVLPEGRSIGRLAWHITTSVGEMMTRVGLNTDSPSEDTPVPGTAEEILSAYDKAAKSVLSEITKKWNDGSLLNEADMYGEMWQNGQTLKVLVNHQIHHRAQITVLMRQAGLKVLGIYGPSKEEWEAMGMPSMK
- a CDS encoding 4Fe-4S ferredoxin, which gives rise to MKRNIVNINESRCDGCGLCIPNCAEGALQIIDGKARLISDLFCDGLGACLGYCPQDAITIEERESEPYDERKVMDYIIKGGRNVIAAHLNHLYAHKELAYLQQAIEYLEALKIEVPMELYKSEKKIESGCPGNKATEIEVGNASIGNKENRTSMLKHWPIQLHLINPLAIHYQGADVLLAADCCAFSAGDFHSNFLAGKSLAIACPKLDSGKEIYLKKLSSMVEEANIKSLTVMIMEVPCCRGLLQLAQQAINLSGKTIPLKVIMLSIRGEVLMEEEI